The proteins below come from a single Mya arenaria isolate MELC-2E11 chromosome 8, ASM2691426v1 genomic window:
- the LOC128243831 gene encoding uncharacterized protein LOC128243831 isoform X1, which yields MVRYVRRAVYGRMLLITKYRWVACGQFIVGFLLLFFAIYCANFHVDGYADGTAPYFIGGIIGGVTMLELSFFAGAVYYQAMNSGQKVQRLVIQIVKPMIKIHMVSSILVLPISAVGMIFTIMWGLCSKSCSYVGNNDMNYGMAAFLLTLEAVGVVLTLCSLVLCLCSCKQFGIELPEISIPRTSPSIEDNCSEIDLSNETCAPPTAGGKGQPSETKDRNHAIGNGDIPSSTKC from the exons ATGGTTCGCTATGTACGAAGAGCTGTAT ATGGTCGTATGCTGCTAATAACAAAGTACAGATGGGTAGCATGCGGCCAATTCATTGTCGGATTTCTCCTATTGTTCTTTGCGATATACTGTGCTAATTTTCACGTTGACGGCTATGCTGACGGAACGGCACCGTACTTCATCGGGGGCATCATCGGTGGCGTTACG ATGCTGGAACTGTCGTTTTTCGCCGGTGCGGTGTATTACCAGGCCATGAATTCGGGACAGAAAGTACAGAGGCTGGTGATACAAATAGTGAAACCAATG ATCAAGATACATATGGTGTCTTCAATTCTCGTCTTACCCATTAGCGCCGTGGGTATGATATTCACAATTATGTGGGGACTGTGCTCAAAATCTTGCTCATACGTCGGCAATAACGACATGAACTACGGCATGGCGGCGTTCCTGCTGACGTTAGAAGCCGTCGGCGTCGTGTTGACGTTATGTTCGCTAGTGCTATGTTTGTGTTCATGTAAGCAGTTCGGAATAGAGTTACCAGAAATTTCTATTCCGCGGACTTCACCCTCAATTGAGGATAATTGTTCAGAGATCGATTTAAGTAATGAGACCTGTGCGCCGCCGACCGCCGGAGGAAAAGGTCAACCGTCAGAAACAAAAGATAGAAATCACGCAATTGGGAATGGAGATATTCCGTCGTCAACGAAATGCTGA
- the LOC128243390 gene encoding magnesium-dependent phosphatase 1-like isoform X2 has product MASNGPRKPKMVVFDLDYTLWPFWVDTHVDPPFQKRKSGEIVDRHGRVVKPFRDVPKVLAKLKQDGYIIAVASRTACTQEANSLCALFDWDQYFSYKEIYPGCKITHFNKFKKNSGIDFEDMLFFDDEYRNIRDLSKVGVTCYYIDENIGVTEGVIEEGFQQFADGIKAKSR; this is encoded by the exons ATGGCAAGCAACGGACCAAGAAAGCCCAAGATGGTCGTCTTTGATCTtg ACTACACACTGTGGCCATTCTGGGTTGACACACATGTAGATCCACCATTCCAGAAACGAAA GTCAGGTGAAATAGTAGACCGGCATGGGAGAGTGGTGAAACCCTTCAGGGATGTGCCCAAGGTCCTGGCCAAGCTTAAACAAGATGGGTATATTATTGCAGTTGCTTCAAG GACGGCATGTACCCAGGAAGCCAACTCTTTGTGTGCTTTGTTTGACTGGGACCAATATTTCTCGTACAAGGAGATATACCCTGGATGTAAAATCACACACTTTAACAA ATTTAAGAAGAACAGTGGTATCGACTTTGAGGACATGTTGTTCTTCGATGATGAATACAGAAATATACGAGATCTTTCTAAAGTTG gaGTAACATGCTATTATATAGATGAAAACATAGGGGTTACAGAGGGAGTTATCGAAGAAGGATTCCAACAGTTTGCCGATGGCATAAAGGCCAAGAGTAGATGA
- the LOC128243831 gene encoding uncharacterized protein LOC128243831 isoform X2 translates to MRIQKLPLSYGRMLLITKYRWVACGQFIVGFLLLFFAIYCANFHVDGYADGTAPYFIGGIIGGVTMLELSFFAGAVYYQAMNSGQKVQRLVIQIVKPMIKIHMVSSILVLPISAVGMIFTIMWGLCSKSCSYVGNNDMNYGMAAFLLTLEAVGVVLTLCSLVLCLCSCKQFGIELPEISIPRTSPSIEDNCSEIDLSNETCAPPTAGGKGQPSETKDRNHAIGNGDIPSSTKC, encoded by the exons ATGGTCGTATGCTGCTAATAACAAAGTACAGATGGGTAGCATGCGGCCAATTCATTGTCGGATTTCTCCTATTGTTCTTTGCGATATACTGTGCTAATTTTCACGTTGACGGCTATGCTGACGGAACGGCACCGTACTTCATCGGGGGCATCATCGGTGGCGTTACG ATGCTGGAACTGTCGTTTTTCGCCGGTGCGGTGTATTACCAGGCCATGAATTCGGGACAGAAAGTACAGAGGCTGGTGATACAAATAGTGAAACCAATG ATCAAGATACATATGGTGTCTTCAATTCTCGTCTTACCCATTAGCGCCGTGGGTATGATATTCACAATTATGTGGGGACTGTGCTCAAAATCTTGCTCATACGTCGGCAATAACGACATGAACTACGGCATGGCGGCGTTCCTGCTGACGTTAGAAGCCGTCGGCGTCGTGTTGACGTTATGTTCGCTAGTGCTATGTTTGTGTTCATGTAAGCAGTTCGGAATAGAGTTACCAGAAATTTCTATTCCGCGGACTTCACCCTCAATTGAGGATAATTGTTCAGAGATCGATTTAAGTAATGAGACCTGTGCGCCGCCGACCGCCGGAGGAAAAGGTCAACCGTCAGAAACAAAAGATAGAAATCACGCAATTGGGAATGGAGATATTCCGTCGTCAACGAAATGCTGA
- the LOC128243390 gene encoding magnesium-dependent phosphatase 1-like isoform X1, with protein sequence MHVQGTIALINSSFNILKRQLFRMASNGPRKPKMVVFDLDYTLWPFWVDTHVDPPFQKRKSGEIVDRHGRVVKPFRDVPKVLAKLKQDGYIIAVASRTACTQEANSLCALFDWDQYFSYKEIYPGCKITHFNKFKKNSGIDFEDMLFFDDEYRNIRDLSKVGVTCYYIDENIGVTEGVIEEGFQQFADGIKAKSR encoded by the exons ATGCATGTTCAG GGTACCATTGCCTTGATAAACTCAAGCTTCAATATACTGAAAAGACAACTATTCAGAATGGCAAGCAACGGACCAAGAAAGCCCAAGATGGTCGTCTTTGATCTtg ACTACACACTGTGGCCATTCTGGGTTGACACACATGTAGATCCACCATTCCAGAAACGAAA GTCAGGTGAAATAGTAGACCGGCATGGGAGAGTGGTGAAACCCTTCAGGGATGTGCCCAAGGTCCTGGCCAAGCTTAAACAAGATGGGTATATTATTGCAGTTGCTTCAAG GACGGCATGTACCCAGGAAGCCAACTCTTTGTGTGCTTTGTTTGACTGGGACCAATATTTCTCGTACAAGGAGATATACCCTGGATGTAAAATCACACACTTTAACAA ATTTAAGAAGAACAGTGGTATCGACTTTGAGGACATGTTGTTCTTCGATGATGAATACAGAAATATACGAGATCTTTCTAAAGTTG gaGTAACATGCTATTATATAGATGAAAACATAGGGGTTACAGAGGGAGTTATCGAAGAAGGATTCCAACAGTTTGCCGATGGCATAAAGGCCAAGAGTAGATGA
- the LOC128243831 gene encoding uncharacterized protein LOC128243831 isoform X3 — translation MFEDNGKDGRMLLITKYRWVACGQFIVGFLLLFFAIYCANFHVDGYADGTAPYFIGGIIGGVTMLELSFFAGAVYYQAMNSGQKVQRLVIQIVKPMIKIHMVSSILVLPISAVGMIFTIMWGLCSKSCSYVGNNDMNYGMAAFLLTLEAVGVVLTLCSLVLCLCSCKQFGIELPEISIPRTSPSIEDNCSEIDLSNETCAPPTAGGKGQPSETKDRNHAIGNGDIPSSTKC, via the exons ATGGTCGTATGCTGCTAATAACAAAGTACAGATGGGTAGCATGCGGCCAATTCATTGTCGGATTTCTCCTATTGTTCTTTGCGATATACTGTGCTAATTTTCACGTTGACGGCTATGCTGACGGAACGGCACCGTACTTCATCGGGGGCATCATCGGTGGCGTTACG ATGCTGGAACTGTCGTTTTTCGCCGGTGCGGTGTATTACCAGGCCATGAATTCGGGACAGAAAGTACAGAGGCTGGTGATACAAATAGTGAAACCAATG ATCAAGATACATATGGTGTCTTCAATTCTCGTCTTACCCATTAGCGCCGTGGGTATGATATTCACAATTATGTGGGGACTGTGCTCAAAATCTTGCTCATACGTCGGCAATAACGACATGAACTACGGCATGGCGGCGTTCCTGCTGACGTTAGAAGCCGTCGGCGTCGTGTTGACGTTATGTTCGCTAGTGCTATGTTTGTGTTCATGTAAGCAGTTCGGAATAGAGTTACCAGAAATTTCTATTCCGCGGACTTCACCCTCAATTGAGGATAATTGTTCAGAGATCGATTTAAGTAATGAGACCTGTGCGCCGCCGACCGCCGGAGGAAAAGGTCAACCGTCAGAAACAAAAGATAGAAATCACGCAATTGGGAATGGAGATATTCCGTCGTCAACGAAATGCTGA